In a single window of the Littorina saxatilis isolate snail1 linkage group LG3, US_GU_Lsax_2.0, whole genome shotgun sequence genome:
- the LOC138961580 gene encoding RE1-silencing transcription factor-like isoform X2: MESMEDSGAVSGNDMSVDEENDIITISDDEEDLDRKELVWKQLAVSGRPVSDASRRSTRPQTALAGHGYYHCGGAHGRCDFRAMLSATLQGHLSELHQREEFYWCVYCASKEKGQDSFLKHLDQHLDLQFSSLKCMVCDVLFVHPTAVLVHMEACHPAYRDYVCWSCSSQFASLREFKTHVDKHLLCVTQCPHCPAKACDKDAVLQHVQSSHRRPACDVDDQEVLLCKGRVRDDRGRLEIAVSGSHDRHQPSTVQERQPAPREERSDTGTNLSPTNMNTGPENLSRQPQKALEGQRHHATGGSTGRQQGEHQPPAVQKGNSPPREEPSVSGANLSGIDVHTDPANLGLQPQRLFDSQSRHTIGGSTEMTDQNTDPANLGRHTQHLLGAQRRHTSTEKVMESEASPQRDQGEIQNAAAAHSSDLGRSRETVRQSTRETARKTARDRETDRDRETDTDTSDYEASGQGDYESPTECGAINREETSSQPEPSHTGPPLVTSSSDVCSFGWLERTYRRVDGCKGFEAVSCKICLYRSKSLSLHGQHLNTVHPERFKGFACQACNFVSIMSEFENIHRCQQLASQ; the protein is encoded by the coding sequence ATGGAATCAATGGAAGATTCAGGAGCTGTTTCTGGAAACGACATGAGCGTGGATGAGGAGAATGACATCATCACCATTAGTGATGACGAGGAAGATCTAGATCGCAAAGAACTAGTTTGGAAGCAGCTCGCCGTGTCAGGTAGACCAGTAAGTGATGCTTCCAGACGCTCCACCAGACCTCAGACTGCGCTGGCTGGGCACGGGTACTACCACTGTGGCGGAGCTCACGGCAGATGCGACTTCCGAGCTATGCTATCTGCCACGCTGCAGGGCCATCTGAGTGAGTTGCACCAGCGAGAAGAATTCTACTGGTGCGTTTACTGTGCGAGCAAGGAGAAGGGACAGGACAGCTTTTTGAAACATCTGGATCAGCACCTTGATCTGCAGTTCTCCAGTCTGAAGTGCATGGTCTGTGACGTCCTATTTGTGCATCCTACTGCCGTGCTGGTGCACATGGAGGCCTGTCACCCAGCCTATCGTGATTATGTCTGCTGGAGCTGTAGCTCCCAGTTCGCCAGTTTGCGCGAGTTTAAAACCCATGTTGACAAACATCTTCTGTGTGTGACACAATGCCCACACTGTCCGGCAAAGGCGTGTGATAAAGACGCTGTGCTGCAACACGTACAGTCCTCGCATAGAAGGCCTGCCTGCGATGTTGACGACCAGGAGGTGCTCCTGTGCAAGGGGCGCGTTAGAGATGATAGGGGTCGTTTAGAAATTGCAGTATCAGGATCACACGACAGACACCAACCTTCAACTGTCCAGGAAAGGCAACCAGCTCCACGAGAGGAGCGCTCAGACACAGGGACAAACCTGAGTCCGACTAACATGAACACGGGCCCTGAAAACTTGAGCCGTCAACCTCAGAAAGCGCTTGAAGGTCAAAGGCACCATGCGACTGGCGGGAGTACTGGGCGTCAACAGGGTGAACACCAACCACCAGCTGTGCAGAAAGGGAACTCACCACCACGGGAAGAGCCCTCAGTTTCAGGGGCAAACCTTTCGGGTATTGACGTTCACACGGACCCTGCAAACTTGGGCCTTCAACCTCAGCGTCTATTTGACAGCCAATCGCGACATACCATTGGCGGGAGTACCGAAATGACTGACCAGAACACGGACCCTGCAAACTTGGGCCGTCACACTCAGCATCTGCTTGGAGCCCAAAGGCGACATACGAGTACTGAAAAGGTCATGGAGTCTGAAGCAAGTCCTCAGAGGGATCAGGGCGAGATTCAAAATGCAGCCGCAGCTCATAGTAGTGATCTTGGACGAAGCAGAGAAACAGTAAGACAATCCACAAGAGAAACAGCCAGAAAaacagccagagacagagaaacagacagagacagagaaacagacacagacaccagCGACTATGAAGCTAGTGGTCAAGGTGACTATGAAAGCCCAACTGAGTGTGGTGCAATCAACAGAGAGGAAACGTCCTCACAGCCAGAGCCTTCACACACCGGTCCACCCTTGGTCACCTCGTCGTCCGATGTCTGTTCCTTTGGTTGGTTAGAGCGGACGTACAGACGGGTTGACGGGTGTAAGGGCTTTGAAGCCGTCTCTTGCAAAATTTGTCTCTACAGGTCAAAGTCGCTGTCATTGCATGGTCAGCATTTGAACACTGTGCACCCTGAACGCTTCAAGGGTTTTGCTTGCCAGGCTTGTAACTTTGTTTCaatcatgtcagagttcgaaaACATTCACAGGTGCCAACAGTTAGCCAGCCAGTGA